The following are encoded in a window of Verrucomicrobiia bacterium genomic DNA:
- a CDS encoding DUF423 domain-containing protein → MICNRDALRVAAATGFAAVALGAFGAHGFKSVLEQNQTTAIWQTAVLYHLVHAVMLVVVALRKPLLVTAWWGFLAGILLFSGSLYVLAITNAKWLGAITPIGGVSFLVGWVWIAIKAAKLSETGRE, encoded by the coding sequence ATGATCTGCAACAGGGATGCGTTACGGGTTGCGGCCGCAACGGGATTTGCTGCCGTCGCGCTGGGGGCGTTCGGCGCGCATGGTTTCAAGTCTGTGCTCGAACAGAACCAGACGACCGCAATCTGGCAAACCGCGGTTTTGTATCATCTCGTACACGCCGTGATGCTGGTGGTGGTCGCATTGCGAAAGCCTCTGCTTGTCACGGCGTGGTGGGGGTTCCTGGCCGGCATCCTTCTCTTCTCCGGATCGCTCTATGTTCTCGCGATTACCAATGCCAAATGGCTAGGCGCGATCACGCCTATCGGCGGCGTGAGTTTCCTCGTGGGATGGGTTTGGATCGCAATAAAAGCGGCGAAGCTCAGTGAAACTGGTCGTGAGTGA
- a CDS encoding Gfo/Idh/MocA family oxidoreductase — protein MNDHRAPGTSRRHFIKSTAAAAAALAIPMFVPGCAVGHGKRARPSNRITLGVVGWGMQGPGNTQSFLHETDCQVVAACDLDKLHLQSAVDTINGHYQNKDCKAYHDYREMFARDDIDAVMLAVPDNWHALMSIDAARAKKDIYGEKPLARTIAEQQAIVRACQKNNIIWQTGSWQRSQALFRKAAEIVRSGLIGRVHRVEVGLPSGHNDFARSRQFMEISEPPPELDYERWIGPSQMEPYIRGRVHMNWRWNYNIGGGQLLDWIGHHCDIAHWGLDFDRSGPSEIEGEGEFPPRTAVWNTCTKYRVEMKYPDNITMIVAGGHSDIRGGTKWIGDEGWVWVNRGGFDTSNPDWKQGKNLAEELRKVKLYESPGHQRDFLDCVKSRKPPITPVETAHHSAVPGHLGLISMLVGRKIRWNVKSEKIIDDAEATKLLTRPYRAPWKLA, from the coding sequence ATGAACGACCATCGCGCCCCAGGGACATCTCGCCGCCACTTCATCAAATCCACCGCAGCCGCCGCAGCCGCGCTCGCCATTCCCATGTTTGTTCCGGGTTGCGCTGTGGGACACGGCAAACGCGCGCGTCCATCCAATCGCATCACGCTCGGCGTCGTCGGCTGGGGCATGCAGGGGCCCGGCAACACGCAGTCGTTCCTGCACGAAACCGATTGCCAGGTGGTTGCTGCGTGCGACCTCGACAAGCTGCACCTGCAGAGTGCTGTCGATACCATCAACGGGCATTATCAAAACAAGGACTGCAAGGCGTATCACGACTACCGCGAGATGTTTGCGCGCGATGACATTGATGCTGTCATGCTCGCGGTTCCGGACAACTGGCATGCACTGATGTCAATCGATGCAGCGCGCGCGAAAAAGGATATTTACGGTGAAAAGCCGCTGGCCCGAACCATCGCCGAGCAACAGGCAATCGTCCGCGCATGCCAGAAAAACAACATCATCTGGCAAACGGGCTCGTGGCAGCGTTCGCAGGCGCTGTTTCGGAAGGCCGCGGAAATTGTGCGCAGCGGATTGATCGGGCGCGTTCACCGCGTTGAGGTCGGCCTGCCGAGCGGTCACAATGATTTCGCAAGATCCAGGCAATTCATGGAAATTTCAGAACCGCCGCCCGAACTGGATTACGAGCGTTGGATTGGCCCTTCGCAGATGGAGCCATACATCAGAGGCCGCGTTCACATGAACTGGCGATGGAACTACAACATCGGCGGCGGCCAGTTGCTCGACTGGATCGGACATCATTGTGACATCGCGCATTGGGGTCTCGACTTCGACCGTTCAGGACCTTCCGAGATCGAAGGCGAAGGCGAGTTTCCGCCTAGAACTGCGGTTTGGAACACCTGCACCAAATACCGCGTTGAGATGAAGTATCCTGACAACATCACCATGATCGTTGCGGGCGGCCATTCGGATATTCGCGGTGGCACGAAATGGATTGGCGATGAAGGCTGGGTCTGGGTCAATCGCGGAGGGTTCGACACCTCCAACCCTGACTGGAAGCAGGGGAAGAATCTCGCGGAAGAATTGCGCAAGGTGAAGCTCTACGAATCGCCCGGGCACCAGCGCGATTTCCTGGATTGCGTCAAGTCTCGCAAGCCGCCGATCACGCCTGTTGAAACTGCGCATCATTCCGCCGTCCCCGGCCATCTCGGTTTGATCTCAATGCTTGTCGGCAGGAAAATTCGCTGGAACGTGAAGTCCGAGAAGATCATCGATGACGCTGAAGCCACGAAGTTATTGACGCGCCCTTATCGCGCGCCGTGGAAACTGGCGTAA
- a CDS encoding universal stress protein, with protein sequence MNTKNRLTSTVTHPDPARTETRRWDTERMARDRGKGARRRILAAIDFSPASLKALDHALVLAECLGAELILVHVLDPIYTGTLLNAVMRDRVRETAREREGAKLRDLVGARASAASVKFVIREGVPEYEILDLAANTRPDLIVLGRQVRNGLRRALVGSVSEDVADLATCPVLVVNNEAAPACW encoded by the coding sequence ATGAACACGAAAAATCGTCTCACATCCACGGTCACGCACCCGGATCCTGCGCGGACTGAAACTCGACGCTGGGACACTGAACGGATGGCGCGTGACCGCGGGAAGGGCGCGCGGCGGCGAATTCTCGCAGCAATTGATTTTAGCCCCGCTTCATTGAAGGCGCTGGATCATGCGCTGGTGCTGGCGGAGTGCCTGGGAGCTGAGCTGATCCTCGTTCATGTGCTGGACCCGATCTACACGGGCACGCTGCTGAATGCGGTGATGCGCGACAGGGTTCGCGAGACAGCGCGCGAACGGGAAGGTGCAAAGCTGCGCGACCTTGTCGGCGCCCGCGCGTCCGCTGCCTCGGTGAAGTTCGTAATCCGGGAAGGAGTGCCGGAGTATGAAATCCTGGACCTGGCGGCCAACACCCGTCCCGACCTCATCGTGCTCGGCCGCCAGGTGCGAAACGGGCTGCGCCGTGCCCTTGTGGGGAGCGTGAGCGAAGACGTTGCAGACCTTGCGACGTGCCCTGTCCTTGTTGTGAACAATGAAGCCGCGCCAGCGTGCTGGTAA
- a CDS encoding response regulator: MKHNNQQHTGSRVLLGIADIELQKTIRETLEIQDYEVLVADNARDAVRTLRTHAPKVVILEVALPFHQGNFEYDGIDPLEVITDVDPFLPVMLLAPENVTIDHASALMADMIVRIPVPKDELLENLETLLSETLRQRSLRKSAQLAILQ, from the coding sequence ATGAAACACAACAATCAACAACACACGGGCAGCCGGGTTCTTCTCGGCATCGCAGATATCGAATTGCAAAAGACAATTCGCGAAACGCTGGAGATTCAGGATTATGAGGTGCTCGTCGCGGACAACGCGCGGGATGCCGTCCGCACATTGCGAACTCACGCTCCAAAGGTTGTCATCCTCGAGGTCGCGCTCCCGTTCCATCAGGGGAATTTCGAATATGACGGGATTGATCCGCTCGAGGTGATCACCGATGTGGATCCGTTTCTCCCTGTAATGCTGCTAGCCCCGGAGAATGTCACCATTGATCACGCTTCTGCCCTGATGGCCGACATGATCGTTCGGATTCCGGTGCCGAAGGATGAACTGCTGGAGAACCTCGAAACACTGCTCAGCGAAACATTGCGGCAGCGTTCCCTGAGAAAGTCAGCTCAACTCGCGATCCTGCAATGA
- a CDS encoding DUF721 domain-containing protein has product MPLPPKRFTPRGPRKASPRQKILAAWRGVDLTAQEEVRRNRTRPTRDILPGVLKELRIDNRRAEAEIVKVWNELIDPNIVAHAQPTGINKGTLFVTVDSNVWLAEIVRYRRKEILERLQHSFGRDVITRISFRVG; this is encoded by the coding sequence ATGCCGCTGCCGCCCAAACGCTTTACGCCGCGCGGTCCCCGTAAAGCATCGCCACGGCAGAAAATCCTCGCAGCCTGGCGGGGAGTGGACCTCACCGCGCAGGAGGAAGTCCGGCGGAACCGCACCCGGCCCACCCGCGACATTCTGCCCGGCGTGCTCAAGGAGTTGCGGATCGATAACCGCCGCGCCGAGGCGGAAATCGTCAAGGTTTGGAACGAGTTGATCGACCCGAACATCGTTGCGCATGCGCAGCCCACTGGGATCAACAAGGGGACGTTATTTGTGACGGTGGACAGCAATGTCTGGCTTGCGGAGATTGTGCGGTATCGGCGGAAGGAAATCCTGGAGCGCCTGCAGCATAGTTTCGGACGTGATGTGATCACGCGGATCTCCTTCCGGGTCGGATGA
- a CDS encoding universal stress protein yields the protein MPTSIEIQKRATQSAVLERAAATSPKRNVSNVSALQPQNMLVPFDFTETSIDLLRHAAAMAASLGATLHVLHVTDTSEPADEKAAAFHAGAEPLLRHWTKTIAGDRAEVVPWVRSGSSAREIVAMARSLDIDLVLMASSCYGGLKHVLERSTADRVSRLSPCPVLTIPERVLPLQWSNHAPFTSCERVLLPIDTARPGRRALAHAAGIAQGSGATITLLNVGAHGNETFESEASKSGLDLARKVSSQFSVAVAFQAVRWHGTSPVYPILLEAKRSQADLIVLPVLRGDSFRRLRLASVADNILRHAPCPVLGVNDHPESARSGRDNVKQGGT from the coding sequence ATGCCCACATCAATCGAAATCCAAAAACGGGCTACCCAATCCGCGGTGCTCGAACGCGCCGCGGCGACGTCGCCCAAACGAAACGTTTCGAACGTTTCTGCACTTCAGCCGCAGAACATGCTCGTGCCGTTCGATTTCACGGAAACGTCAATCGACCTGTTGCGGCATGCCGCCGCAATGGCTGCTTCATTGGGCGCCACGCTTCATGTCCTGCACGTCACCGACACCTCGGAGCCAGCGGATGAAAAGGCCGCCGCGTTCCATGCCGGCGCAGAACCACTGCTTCGCCATTGGACAAAAACCATCGCCGGCGATCGCGCCGAGGTCGTCCCGTGGGTTCGCAGCGGTTCATCGGCGCGCGAGATCGTGGCGATGGCGCGGAGCCTGGACATCGATCTGGTGCTGATGGCGAGCAGTTGTTATGGCGGGCTGAAGCATGTCCTGGAGAGAAGCACTGCCGACCGCGTGAGCCGTCTTTCACCCTGTCCCGTGCTCACGATTCCGGAACGCGTTCTCCCTCTTCAATGGAGCAACCATGCGCCGTTCACTTCGTGCGAGCGCGTCCTTCTGCCGATCGATACCGCAAGGCCCGGACGGCGAGCGCTCGCGCATGCAGCGGGAATCGCACAGGGCAGCGGAGCCACGATCACGCTGCTGAACGTTGGCGCCCATGGAAACGAAACGTTCGAATCCGAAGCCAGCAAAAGCGGATTGGATCTTGCGCGGAAAGTGAGTTCCCAGTTCTCGGTGGCAGTGGCGTTTCAAGCGGTTCGATGGCACGGGACGTCGCCCGTGTATCCGATCCTGCTCGAAGCCAAGCGCTCGCAAGCGGATCTCATCGTTCTGCCGGTACTGCGCGGCGATTCATTCCGGCGATTGCGGCTTGCGAGCGTTGCGGACAACATCCTGCGCCATGCACCGTGCCCGGTGCTGGGCGTCAACGACCATCCGGAAAGCGCCCGCAGCGGTCGGGACAATGTCAAGCAGGGGGGAACGTGA
- a CDS encoding beta-galactosidase: protein MYFGVDYFPEQWVFPYGGTSENPEAQWESDAELMVKAGVNVVRIGEYCWGLCEREEGKFDFKWLRRVMDVMGRHGIRVVLATPTSAPPVWLAQKYPDILPLDAKGNVKHEGTRRAVCLNSDAFWNHAKRIVEEMAKALGRHSQLIAWQIDSGIGGHQSEWAFNEGTRLEWQNWLKLKYDTVERLNEQLGLRYLGQVVSSFDQVPMPMYAPTMHNAALLLDWARFSSDTIVAFIRMQVDVLSEITPNIATTTNLRALQRRFDHFDVAKVVDFVSVESNAAIKSKASELACDIDILRSLKKERIRTPDGDCGFWVIEQKAGQVNWHDVNSLVRPGVVRLFTYQLLSRGACGVLYYHWRQSRIGNEKFFGAVLPHHAHPDSRTFKEICQVGEEIKLLAPALKDTKVVAEACILYSHENDWVLQQPMQPNRHFNLREHIQLIYNGLHDRNISVDFARPGEELGKYRIVFAPSLHLLSGAEADMLKLYVQNGGTLVATFNTGLVDEHNMAPDSGIPHDMTDLFGLEVLEFDPLPPGEENHLTFKGAFPTSHLHPARLWCDIIEPGECQVLATYAKDFYAGRPAMTMNTFGLGRAIYIGTQSHQHFYHDLVLWLRQMVGLHPLLKVPDTVQVSMREKEGTRIYFLLNHQNSPVRVQFYKPMHDFLTGHTFSGNYDLPPHGVLVLDEHPEIKPVAV from the coding sequence ATGTATTTCGGCGTTGATTACTTTCCGGAGCAATGGGTCTTCCCGTACGGTGGAACTTCCGAAAATCCAGAAGCACAGTGGGAGTCTGATGCGGAGCTGATGGTAAAAGCCGGGGTAAACGTGGTTCGCATCGGGGAATACTGCTGGGGATTGTGCGAACGCGAGGAGGGCAAGTTCGATTTCAAATGGCTGCGACGCGTGATGGATGTGATGGGCCGCCATGGAATCCGTGTCGTGCTCGCAACACCCACCTCAGCGCCTCCGGTCTGGCTGGCGCAAAAGTATCCCGATATTCTCCCGCTCGATGCCAAGGGCAACGTAAAGCACGAAGGCACGCGGAGGGCAGTCTGCCTCAATAGCGACGCATTCTGGAACCACGCCAAGCGCATCGTTGAGGAAATGGCCAAGGCTCTCGGCCGGCATTCACAGCTGATCGCATGGCAGATCGACAGCGGCATAGGCGGCCATCAATCCGAATGGGCATTCAATGAAGGAACGCGACTGGAATGGCAGAACTGGCTCAAGCTGAAGTACGACACGGTGGAACGGTTGAACGAACAGCTCGGGTTGCGCTACCTCGGCCAGGTGGTGAGCTCATTCGACCAGGTGCCCATGCCAATGTACGCGCCGACAATGCACAATGCGGCGCTGTTGCTGGATTGGGCGCGCTTCAGCAGCGACACCATCGTCGCATTCATCCGCATGCAGGTGGATGTCTTGAGCGAGATTACCCCGAACATTGCGACCACCACCAACCTGCGCGCGCTGCAGCGGCGTTTCGATCATTTCGATGTCGCGAAAGTTGTGGATTTCGTCTCGGTGGAAAGCAACGCGGCGATCAAGAGCAAGGCGTCGGAACTGGCGTGCGATATTGATATCCTGCGATCGCTCAAGAAGGAGAGGATTCGCACGCCTGACGGTGACTGTGGCTTCTGGGTGATAGAGCAAAAGGCGGGGCAGGTGAACTGGCACGATGTCAACTCGCTGGTTCGGCCCGGGGTTGTGCGCCTCTTCACGTATCAGCTGTTGTCGCGCGGCGCATGCGGAGTGCTGTATTACCATTGGCGGCAATCGCGCATCGGCAATGAAAAGTTCTTTGGCGCGGTCCTGCCCCACCACGCGCATCCCGACAGCCGGACCTTCAAGGAAATCTGCCAGGTTGGCGAGGAGATCAAGCTGCTGGCCCCTGCATTGAAAGATACGAAGGTGGTGGCCGAGGCGTGCATTCTCTATTCGCATGAAAATGACTGGGTGTTGCAGCAGCCGATGCAACCCAATCGGCACTTCAACCTGCGCGAACACATCCAGCTCATCTACAACGGGCTGCACGATCGCAACATTTCGGTCGACTTCGCGCGGCCGGGTGAAGAGCTTGGAAAGTACCGCATTGTCTTCGCTCCGTCACTGCATCTGCTGTCGGGTGCCGAAGCGGACATGCTCAAGCTTTACGTCCAGAACGGCGGAACACTGGTGGCGACCTTCAACACGGGTCTTGTGGACGAACACAACATGGCGCCGGATTCGGGCATTCCGCATGACATGACCGATTTGTTCGGGCTTGAGGTGCTGGAGTTTGATCCCCTGCCGCCGGGCGAGGAAAATCACCTCACGTTCAAAGGCGCCTTTCCAACGAGCCACCTTCACCCGGCTCGTTTGTGGTGTGACATCATCGAGCCTGGCGAGTGCCAGGTGCTTGCGACTTACGCGAAGGATTTTTATGCGGGCCGTCCGGCGATGACGATGAACACGTTCGGCCTGGGCCGGGCGATCTATATCGGCACCCAGAGCCACCAGCATTTTTACCACGACCTTGTCCTGTGGCTGCGACAGATGGTGGGATTGCATCCGTTGTTGAAGGTTCCGGACACCGTCCAGGTGAGCATGCGCGAGAAAGAGGGAACGCGTATTTACTTCCTTTTGAATCATCAGAATTCGCCCGTGCGCGTGCAGTTCTACAAACCGATGCACGATTTCCTGACAGGGCACACCTTCTCGGGCAATTACGATCTGCCGCCGCATGGAGTGCTGGTTCTGGATGAACATCCCGAGATCAAGCCGGTGGCAGTTTGA
- a CDS encoding response regulator: MNDTPLKPIRRVLVVDDDHSVRESLRRLLQSEHFDVATAANVCEALEAMHAARIDLVVLDVNLGGESGWDLFRHIAEREAFVPVVVVTGEWGQHEEAVRFGAEALLEKPIDVPVFLETLRELLGRRGTQPRQRLPGRLDYCRYIPRHYEPVLRLLQERQDAPFEIEATTDICAVPGHR, from the coding sequence ATGAACGACACACCTTTAAAACCCATAAGGCGCGTGCTCGTGGTCGATGACGATCATTCCGTTCGCGAATCACTGCGCCGGTTGCTGCAGTCGGAACACTTCGACGTGGCAACTGCCGCCAACGTTTGCGAGGCGCTGGAAGCCATGCATGCGGCGCGCATCGACCTCGTGGTGCTGGACGTGAACCTGGGCGGCGAGAGCGGCTGGGACTTGTTCCGTCACATCGCGGAACGTGAAGCGTTCGTGCCGGTCGTCGTTGTCACGGGGGAATGGGGGCAGCACGAGGAGGCCGTCAGGTTCGGGGCCGAGGCGTTGCTGGAAAAACCCATCGACGTTCCCGTGTTCCTGGAGACGCTGCGGGAGTTGCTGGGCAGGAGAGGAACACAGCCCCGGCAGCGGCTTCCCGGCCGTCTCGATTACTGCCGCTATATTCCGCGCCATTATGAACCTGTCTTGCGCCTCCTGCAGGAGCGCCAGGACGCGCCCTTCGAAATTGAAGCAACCACGGACATCTGCGCCGTGCCCGGCCATCGTTGA
- the tig gene encoding trigger factor, which yields MNVTVEHLAPCKKLVRVEVEPQQVDLIFDTVTKDFQKQASLPGFRPGKAPRDMVLRKFEKDIEEEVKRKLIGDSYRKAMEEQKLQVIGYPEVEEIQFGRGQALQFAATVETAPEFELPEYKGIPVKREIRNVTDQDIERAIETLRLQQQDFKTVERPAQNGDVVVVNYTGTVDGKPVTETAPTAQGLTEQKNFWVEMQDNSFIPGFATQLNGAKAGDKRTVNVDFPADFVTPQLQGKKGVYEVEIVEVKEQVLPAVDEAFAKSFGADSVEKLREGVKRDLENELNYSTRKSVRTQLIRALLDRVSFELPETTVAEETRNLVYDLVRENQQRGIAREVIEEQKDTIYSAAANNAKERVKVNFLLQKIAEKEGIKISREEVAQRIGQLAAYYKVPADKFVKDLQKRNGVYEIYDELTKEKVLELLQENAQIENVTPAPAQA from the coding sequence GTGAATGTAACCGTAGAACATCTGGCCCCGTGCAAAAAATTGGTGCGCGTCGAAGTCGAACCACAACAGGTGGATTTGATCTTCGATACCGTCACCAAGGATTTTCAAAAGCAAGCTTCGCTGCCTGGCTTCCGTCCCGGCAAAGCGCCGCGGGACATGGTGCTGCGGAAGTTTGAGAAAGACATCGAAGAGGAGGTCAAACGCAAGCTGATCGGCGATTCCTATCGCAAGGCGATGGAGGAGCAGAAGCTCCAGGTGATCGGCTATCCCGAGGTTGAGGAGATTCAGTTTGGCCGCGGGCAGGCATTGCAATTCGCAGCCACCGTCGAAACCGCGCCGGAATTTGAATTGCCCGAATACAAGGGAATTCCTGTGAAGCGCGAGATCCGCAACGTGACGGATCAAGACATCGAACGCGCCATTGAAACGTTGCGGCTCCAGCAACAGGATTTCAAAACCGTGGAACGCCCCGCCCAAAATGGCGATGTGGTGGTTGTCAACTATACGGGAACGGTGGACGGCAAGCCTGTCACGGAGACAGCCCCAACCGCTCAGGGCCTGACGGAGCAGAAGAATTTTTGGGTGGAAATGCAGGATAATTCCTTCATCCCGGGATTTGCGACCCAGTTGAATGGCGCGAAGGCTGGCGACAAGAGGACTGTGAACGTTGATTTTCCGGCCGACTTTGTGACGCCTCAACTGCAGGGCAAGAAGGGCGTTTATGAGGTGGAGATTGTTGAGGTCAAGGAACAGGTTCTACCTGCCGTGGACGAGGCATTCGCCAAATCGTTTGGGGCAGACAGCGTCGAAAAATTGCGCGAAGGCGTGAAGCGCGATCTCGAGAACGAACTGAACTACTCGACCAGGAAGAGCGTGCGAACGCAACTGATCCGCGCGTTGCTGGACCGGGTTTCGTTTGAATTGCCGGAGACCACGGTGGCGGAGGAGACCCGAAATCTTGTTTACGATCTGGTGCGCGAAAACCAGCAGCGGGGCATCGCGCGAGAGGTGATCGAAGAACAGAAGGACACGATTTATTCTGCGGCCGCGAACAACGCCAAGGAGCGGGTGAAAGTGAATTTCCTGCTGCAAAAGATTGCAGAAAAGGAAGGCATCAAAATTTCGCGGGAAGAGGTGGCACAGCGGATTGGCCAGCTGGCCGCCTATTACAAGGTGCCTGCTGACAAGTTTGTGAAGGATTTGCAGAAGCGGAATGGCGTTTACGAGATCTACGACGAGCTCACCAAGGAGAAAGTCCTGGAACTCCTGCAGGAGAACGCGCAGATTGAAAACGTTACCCCGGCTCCCGCCCAGGCGTAA
- a CDS encoding ThuA domain-containing protein — protein sequence MKLLGIINMGLAAALVLLSAPQTFAAGPAEAKIRVLIIDGCSNHDWKLTTRCIRAILEPTGLFDVTVSTSPASAAAPGWEEWRPRFRNHDVVVQTYNDLGGGAPWPAAVKSDFESFVREGGGLFVWHAGNNAFPDWPEYDRMIGLGWRKKNQGIAIQVDENENLIRIPAGEGRDTGHGPRFDALVTRLRDHPIHQGLPRRWRAANIEVYNFPRGAASEVEVLSYAKDSSQTKLNWPIEWVVSHGKGRVYTSTFGHVWKGDVQPVTVRDAGVQTLFVRALQWLAARPVTYPVPTDFPGETATSIRGELNLPEPN from the coding sequence ATGAAGTTATTGGGAATCATCAACATGGGCTTGGCCGCTGCGTTGGTATTACTTAGCGCGCCGCAGACATTTGCGGCTGGCCCTGCGGAAGCGAAGATTCGCGTGCTCATCATCGATGGCTGTAGCAATCACGACTGGAAACTCACCACGCGCTGCATTCGTGCGATTCTCGAGCCGACAGGCCTGTTCGATGTGACCGTGTCGACTTCACCCGCATCGGCGGCCGCGCCGGGTTGGGAAGAATGGCGTCCTCGCTTCCGTAACCACGATGTCGTGGTTCAGACCTACAATGATCTTGGGGGAGGCGCTCCGTGGCCCGCGGCTGTGAAATCCGATTTTGAAAGTTTTGTCCGGGAAGGCGGCGGGCTGTTCGTGTGGCATGCCGGGAACAACGCGTTTCCTGATTGGCCGGAGTATGATCGCATGATCGGGCTCGGCTGGCGGAAAAAGAACCAGGGAATCGCGATTCAGGTGGATGAGAATGAGAACCTCATTCGCATACCTGCAGGGGAAGGGCGCGATACCGGTCACGGCCCGCGGTTCGACGCGCTTGTGACGAGGCTGCGCGATCATCCCATTCATCAAGGACTGCCGCGCAGGTGGAGAGCCGCGAACATCGAGGTTTACAATTTCCCTCGTGGCGCGGCGTCGGAAGTAGAGGTGCTGTCGTATGCAAAGGATTCGTCGCAGACGAAGTTGAATTGGCCGATCGAGTGGGTAGTCAGTCACGGTAAGGGACGCGTCTACACGTCGACTTTTGGTCATGTTTGGAAAGGAGATGTGCAGCCAGTCACGGTGCGCGACGCAGGCGTCCAGACCCTGTTTGTTCGCGCGCTGCAATGGCTGGCGGCCCGGCCTGTGACCTATCCCGTGCCGACTGATTTTCCGGGAGAGACGGCGACATCCATTCGGGGAGAGCTGAATTTGCCGGAGCCGAACTGA
- a CDS encoding alpha/beta hydrolase-fold protein: MKNILKGAALLIGAACVGNVQGQRGPQIESPVVHPDRKVTFTLRAPGATSVELSAQFLRDNQALHAGSNGVWTVTVGPIEADLYPYNFVVDGVAVSDPSNMHLFPNERFKASLVDVPGEKPSLHAVQDVPRGEVSYCTYNSKTVGGIRPVLVYTPPGYREGNQRYPVFYLVSGTTDTEETWFKVGRANVIIDNLISQKRAVPMIVVMPYGNMMRGTPNPATPQAAEMYKAFADELVGSVMPFVESRYRAIAEREKRAIAGFSRGGGQSLFTGFTHIDKFAWIGSYSAYLTPEVFQKHFGEFAGKPESLNQQLKLLWLGVGKEDFLYRQAVAFDEFLNEKKITHQSLVTGGGHTWMNARHYLIETLQLYFK; the protein is encoded by the coding sequence ATGAAGAACATCCTAAAGGGAGCGGCCCTCTTGATTGGCGCGGCTTGTGTCGGAAACGTTCAGGGCCAGCGCGGACCGCAGATCGAATCGCCAGTCGTTCACCCGGACCGCAAAGTAACCTTCACCTTGAGGGCGCCGGGCGCAACCAGCGTGGAATTGAGCGCGCAGTTTCTTCGCGACAACCAGGCGCTTCACGCCGGATCAAACGGCGTGTGGACCGTGACTGTGGGCCCTATAGAAGCCGATCTCTATCCCTACAACTTCGTGGTCGATGGCGTTGCGGTTTCGGATCCGAGCAACATGCATCTGTTCCCCAACGAGCGGTTCAAGGCGAGTCTTGTGGACGTTCCCGGGGAGAAGCCTTCGCTCCACGCCGTCCAGGATGTGCCTCGCGGCGAGGTGAGCTATTGCACGTACAATTCAAAGACCGTCGGAGGCATCCGGCCGGTGCTGGTTTATACGCCGCCGGGTTATCGCGAAGGCAACCAACGTTATCCCGTGTTTTATCTGGTCAGCGGCACGACCGACACGGAAGAAACGTGGTTCAAGGTCGGCCGCGCCAACGTCATCATCGACAATCTCATCTCACAGAAACGCGCTGTGCCCATGATCGTAGTGATGCCGTATGGCAACATGATGCGCGGCACGCCGAACCCCGCCACGCCACAGGCAGCGGAGATGTACAAGGCGTTCGCGGATGAGTTGGTTGGCAGCGTCATGCCGTTCGTGGAGAGCCGCTATCGCGCGATCGCGGAGCGGGAGAAGCGGGCGATCGCGGGATTCTCCCGCGGGGGCGGGCAGTCGCTCTTCACTGGCTTCACACACATCGACAAGTTCGCCTGGATTGGTTCTTACAGCGCGTACCTGACGCCCGAGGTATTCCAGAAACATTTCGGGGAATTCGCGGGCAAGCCCGAATCGTTGAATCAACAGTTGAAGCTTCTGTGGCTAGGCGTCGGCAAGGAGGATTTCCTCTATCGGCAGGCGGTTGCATTCGACGAGTTCCTGAACGAGAAGAAGATCACGCACCAAAGCCTGGTAACCGGCGGCGGCCATACGTGGATGAACGCCCGGCATTACCTGATTGAAACCCTGCAACTCTATTTCAAGTGA